The nucleotide sequence AATAGTCATCGCAATCCTTCCTCAACCTGTTGATTGTCGATTGCGGGATAGTCGTAGGCCTCATGTCTGACGACTGGCGTCCGTGCAAAGTTTTCTGTAGGCGGCGGGGACGGGGTTTGCCATTCGAGTCCGGCCGCTCTCCAGGGGTTGGCAGAAGCAACTTTGCCATAAAAGAGCGACCAGATCAGGTACGTGAGGGGAAACAGGTATCCTACCCCTAGGATCGAGGCCCCCGCCGACGACATCACATTCAGCACCTGAAACTCAGGTGGATAGATGTGGTACCGCCGAGGCATTCCCAGATAGCCCAGAATGTATTGAGGGAAGAAAGTGAGGTTGAAACCGACAAAGATCAGGATCGCCGAGAGTCTTGCCCACCCCTCCGGGTAAAGGCGGCCCGTCATTTTCGGCCACCAGAAGTGAATGGCCCCGAGGTACCCCATGACCGCGCCGCCGACCATGATGTAATGGAAGTGGGCCACAATGAAGTAGGTGTCGTGCACATGCACATCGACCGCCAGCGCCGCGACGAACAGTCCGGTCAGGCCTCCCATCGTGAAGAGGCCTACAAAACCCAAGGCGTAGAGCATGGGAGTGTCAAAACTGATGGAACCTTTATGCAGCGTTGCCGTCCAGTTGAACACCTTCACTGCGGAAGGGATCGCCACCAGATAACTGAGCATTGAAAAGACCAGCCCGGCGTAGATCGACTGTCCGCTGACAAACAAGTGGTGTCCCCAGACGAGGAAGCTGAAGGCCGCGATGGCGAAACTTGAAAAGCCAATAAACTCGTATCCGAAAGGTCTTTTGCGACAAAAGCAGGGAATGATTTCGCTGACGACCCCCATGCTGGGCAGAATCATGATGTAGACGGCCGGATGCGAATAGAACCAGAACAGATGCTGAAAGAGGATCGGGTCACCACCCAACCGGGGATCAAAGATGCCCAGTCCCAGCAGTCGTTCCAGTCCTACC is from Schlesneria sp. DSM 10557 and encodes:
- the ctaD gene encoding cytochrome c oxidase subunit I, coding for MTAALDRPTSVSPESVSLPKRHYLNSGYTVRSWLFTTDHKRIALLYLVSITAFFVLGGIAATLVRLDLMTPQADLVRSETYNKLFTAHGVIMIFFFLVPSIPAVMGNFLVPLMLGARDLAFPRLNLLSWYVYMVGGVFTLYALLAGGVDTGWTFYAPYSSTYSNTYVMATAVGIFITGFSSILTGLNFIVTIHKMRAPGQVWFRLPLFIWSIYATSIIMVLGTPVLAITLVLVGLERLLGLGIFDPRLGGDPILFQHLFWFYSHPAVYIMILPSMGVVSEIIPCFCRKRPFGYEFIGFSSFAIAAFSFLVWGHHLFVSGQSIYAGLVFSMLSYLVAIPSAVKVFNWTATLHKGSISFDTPMLYALGFVGLFTMGGLTGLFVAALAVDVHVHDTYFIVAHFHYIMVGGAVMGYLGAIHFWWPKMTGRLYPEGWARLSAILIFVGFNLTFFPQYILGYLGMPRRYHIYPPEFQVLNVMSSAGASILGVGYLFPLTYLIWSLFYGKVASANPWRAAGLEWQTPSPPPTENFARTPVVRHEAYDYPAIDNQQVEEGLR